The following proteins are encoded in a genomic region of Actinomadura sp. NAK00032:
- a CDS encoding ROK family protein, whose amino-acid sequence MSAPVLAVDIGGTKLAAALVEPDGRVTAHDRAPTPNAPGADGEELWRALDALLGKLVAGAGNPPLAGVGVGCGGPMTWPAAEVSPLNIPAWRGFPLRERLRARHPGLPVRVHNDAICVAVGEHWLGAGRGHGNVLGMVVSTGVGGGLILDGHLVDGASGNAGHIGHVVVEPDGPPCACGGRGCLEAIARGPGLVAWAREQGWRPGDGAATGVELAADARRGDPVAGAAMRRAGRAIGIALASATHLCDLEVAAIGGGLSQAGPLLFDPLRAAFAAHARMEFATRARIVPAALGQTAGLVGAAALIHEQDRYWSAD is encoded by the coding sequence ATGAGCGCGCCCGTGCTCGCCGTCGACATCGGCGGGACGAAGCTCGCCGCCGCCCTCGTCGAACCGGACGGGCGCGTCACCGCCCACGACCGCGCCCCGACCCCGAACGCGCCCGGCGCGGACGGCGAGGAGCTGTGGCGCGCGCTGGACGCCCTGCTCGGCAAGCTCGTCGCCGGTGCCGGGAACCCGCCGCTCGCGGGCGTCGGCGTCGGCTGCGGCGGCCCGATGACCTGGCCCGCCGCCGAGGTGTCCCCGCTGAACATCCCGGCGTGGCGGGGCTTCCCGCTGCGCGAGCGGCTCCGCGCCCGCCACCCGGGACTGCCCGTCCGCGTCCACAACGACGCGATCTGCGTGGCGGTCGGCGAGCACTGGCTCGGTGCCGGGCGCGGGCACGGCAACGTCCTCGGGATGGTGGTGTCCACGGGCGTCGGCGGCGGGCTCATCCTGGACGGCCACCTCGTGGACGGCGCCAGCGGCAACGCCGGGCACATCGGCCACGTCGTCGTCGAGCCGGACGGCCCGCCGTGCGCCTGCGGCGGCCGCGGCTGCCTGGAGGCGATCGCCCGCGGCCCCGGCCTGGTCGCCTGGGCGCGGGAGCAGGGCTGGCGGCCCGGCGACGGCGCCGCCACCGGCGTGGAGCTGGCCGCCGACGCGCGCCGCGGCGACCCGGTCGCCGGGGCCGCGATGCGGCGCGCCGGGCGCGCCATCGGCATCGCGCTCGCGTCCGCGACGCACCTGTGCGACCTGGAGGTCGCCGCGATCGGCGGCGGCCTCTCCCAGGCCGGGCCGCTGCTGTTCGACCCGCTGCGGGCGGCGTTCGCGGCGCACGCCCGGATGGAGTTCGCGACCCGCGCCCGGATCGTCCCGGCGGCGCTCGGCCAGACCGCGGGGCTCGTCGGCGCCGCCGCGCTGATCCACGAGCAAGATCGTTACTGGAGTGCGGACTGA
- a CDS encoding cystathionine gamma-synthase, with the protein MDNEVQHGFETLAIHAGQEPDPATGAVVPPIYQVSTYKQDGIGGLRGGYEYSRSANPTRTALEVCLAEIEGGARGLAFASGLAAEDALLRAVCKPGDHVIIPNDAYGGTYRLFAKVAEPWGVTFDPVPLGDIAAVRAAVRPETKIIWVETPTNPLLGIADIAALAAVAHEAGALLAVDNTFASPYLQRPLDLGADAVVHSTTKYIGGHSDVVGGALITADAGLGERLAFHQNAMGAVAGPFDSWLTLRGIKTLGVRMDRHCANAERIVEMLTRHPAVRQVLYPGLPSHPGHDIAAKQMKAFGGMVSFRMESEEAAVRVCERTKLFTLGESLGGVESLIEHPGRMTHASAAGSPLEVPADLVRLSVGIEDVHDLRRDLEQALG; encoded by the coding sequence ATGGACAACGAGGTTCAGCACGGGTTCGAGACCCTGGCCATCCACGCCGGGCAGGAGCCCGACCCCGCGACCGGCGCGGTCGTCCCGCCGATCTACCAGGTCTCCACCTACAAGCAGGACGGCATCGGCGGCCTGCGCGGGGGCTACGAGTACTCCCGGTCGGCGAACCCGACCCGTACCGCGCTGGAAGTATGCCTGGCCGAGATAGAGGGCGGCGCGCGCGGGCTCGCGTTCGCGTCCGGTCTCGCCGCCGAGGACGCGCTGCTGCGCGCGGTCTGCAAGCCGGGCGACCACGTGATCATCCCGAACGACGCCTACGGCGGCACCTACCGGCTGTTCGCGAAGGTCGCCGAGCCGTGGGGCGTCACGTTCGACCCGGTGCCGCTCGGCGACATCGCCGCGGTGCGGGCCGCGGTGCGCCCCGAGACGAAGATCATCTGGGTGGAGACGCCGACGAACCCGCTGCTCGGCATCGCCGACATCGCGGCGCTCGCCGCGGTCGCGCACGAGGCGGGCGCGCTGCTCGCCGTCGACAACACCTTCGCCTCCCCGTACCTGCAGCGCCCGCTGGACCTCGGCGCGGACGCCGTCGTCCACTCGACCACCAAGTACATCGGCGGGCACTCCGACGTCGTCGGGGGCGCGCTCATCACCGCCGACGCGGGACTCGGCGAGCGGCTCGCCTTCCACCAGAACGCCATGGGCGCCGTCGCCGGGCCGTTCGACTCCTGGCTCACCCTGCGCGGCATCAAGACCCTCGGCGTGCGGATGGACCGGCACTGCGCGAACGCCGAGCGGATCGTCGAGATGCTGACCCGGCACCCGGCCGTCCGGCAGGTCCTCTACCCGGGGCTGCCCTCGCACCCCGGCCACGACATCGCCGCCAAGCAGATGAAGGCGTTCGGCGGCATGGTCTCGTTCCGGATGGAGTCGGAGGAGGCCGCCGTCCGGGTGTGCGAGCGGACCAAGCTGTTCACGCTCGGCGAGTCGCTCGGCGGCGTCGAGTCGCTGATCGAGCACCCGGGCCGGATGACGCACGCGTCGGCCGCCGGATCGCCGCTGGAGGTGCCCGCCGACCTGGTGCGGCTCTCCGTCGGGATCGAGGACGTGCACGACCTGCGGCGCGATCTGGAGCAGGCGCTCGGCTGA
- a CDS encoding MMPL family transporter: protein MFARLARFVVRHPWWTIVAWLAAAVVIIAFSPKLTTESDQGDFLPSKYESVQAMEIAEKAFPQQEDTSSLIVVKRSDGKQLTAEDTAKVTAAAKSLNADKPQTVLNFLTGPQTVAPNKAVQVIMVPMQGTSMDDSKKQGDAVKEIRKDLPALLKGSGLEAKVGGDVAGFVDNEDSFNKSFEIVGIATFVLIIGLILLIFRAPLAALLPIIVIMVTMQVSMGLIGAASKLFNFSGDDSLGTIILIVLFGIGADYYLFLMFRFRERLRAGDDKKTAMITAVERVGEVISSAAAAIAVTFLVLLLATFGVFSAWGPSLAIAVVVMGITSLTLFPALVSLLGTAVFWPSKAWKKQPKGSISAAIGRGVGKRPAVAAAASGLVLIVLALGALGFKADYDFAAGFPQDTESAQATKDMEKGFPPGLTTPVQVFIKSENGQPVTEQQVATFSQAAKTAPGVGRVQQPVPGQDKSVVRVDLVLKTNPMSNKAISLVKDDLTPAVHKAAPEGTRTYVGGATAVFSDINAVNNRDLSVILPVAAVLIALILALLLRSVVAPLYLVVSVLLGFAATLGSAVYVFQGGMGEPGVTFQLPIILYLFVLAIGTDYNILMTARLREEAKEGNDPRRAAALAVQHGGPTVAAAGLILAGTFSVMMLAPVSMLKQMGFSVAIGIALSAFVMSMFLVPGITALLGHKAWWPGHGDEPKKKPVGPADTREDFVPSGFRQ, encoded by the coding sequence ATGTTCGCTCGGCTCGCGCGCTTCGTCGTGAGACACCCGTGGTGGACGATCGTGGCGTGGCTCGCAGCCGCGGTCGTGATCATCGCCTTCTCCCCCAAGCTGACCACCGAGTCCGACCAGGGCGACTTCCTGCCCTCCAAGTACGAGTCGGTCCAGGCGATGGAGATCGCCGAGAAGGCGTTCCCCCAGCAGGAGGACACCTCCTCGCTGATCGTCGTGAAGCGGTCGGACGGGAAGCAGCTGACGGCCGAGGACACCGCCAAGGTGACCGCGGCCGCCAAGTCGCTGAACGCCGACAAGCCGCAGACCGTCCTGAACTTCCTGACCGGCCCGCAGACCGTGGCGCCGAACAAGGCCGTCCAGGTGATCATGGTGCCGATGCAGGGCACCTCGATGGACGACAGCAAGAAGCAGGGCGACGCGGTCAAGGAGATCCGCAAGGACCTGCCCGCGCTGCTGAAGGGCAGCGGGCTGGAGGCCAAGGTCGGCGGTGACGTGGCCGGCTTCGTCGACAACGAGGACTCCTTCAACAAGTCCTTCGAGATCGTCGGCATCGCCACCTTCGTGCTGATCATCGGACTGATCCTGCTGATCTTCCGGGCACCGCTGGCGGCACTGCTGCCGATCATCGTGATCATGGTGACGATGCAGGTCTCGATGGGCCTGATCGGCGCCGCCTCGAAGCTCTTCAACTTCTCCGGCGACGACAGTCTCGGCACCATCATCCTGATCGTCTTGTTCGGCATCGGCGCGGACTACTACCTGTTCCTGATGTTCCGGTTCCGGGAGCGGCTGCGGGCCGGCGACGACAAGAAGACCGCGATGATCACCGCGGTGGAGCGTGTCGGCGAGGTCATCTCCTCGGCCGCCGCCGCGATCGCCGTCACGTTCCTGGTGCTGCTGCTCGCGACGTTCGGTGTCTTCAGCGCCTGGGGCCCGTCCCTCGCCATCGCCGTCGTCGTCATGGGCATCACCTCGCTGACGCTCTTCCCGGCGCTGGTGTCGCTGCTCGGCACGGCCGTGTTCTGGCCGTCCAAGGCGTGGAAGAAGCAGCCGAAGGGCTCGATCTCCGCCGCCATCGGCCGGGGCGTCGGCAAGCGCCCGGCGGTCGCCGCCGCGGCGTCCGGCCTCGTGCTGATCGTGCTGGCGCTCGGCGCCCTCGGGTTCAAGGCCGACTACGACTTCGCGGCCGGATTCCCGCAGGACACCGAGTCGGCCCAGGCGACGAAGGACATGGAGAAGGGCTTCCCGCCCGGCCTCACCACCCCGGTCCAGGTGTTCATCAAGTCGGAGAACGGGCAGCCGGTCACCGAGCAGCAGGTGGCCACCTTCAGCCAGGCCGCCAAGACCGCTCCCGGCGTCGGCCGGGTGCAGCAGCCGGTCCCCGGTCAGGACAAGTCCGTCGTGCGGGTCGACCTCGTGCTGAAGACCAACCCGATGTCGAACAAGGCGATCAGCCTGGTCAAGGACGACCTCACGCCGGCCGTCCACAAGGCGGCCCCGGAGGGCACCCGTACCTACGTCGGCGGCGCGACGGCGGTCTTCTCCGACATCAACGCCGTCAACAACCGCGACCTGTCGGTCATCCTGCCGGTGGCGGCGGTGCTGATCGCGCTGATCCTGGCCCTGCTGCTGCGCTCGGTCGTCGCCCCGCTCTACCTGGTCGTATCGGTCCTGCTGGGCTTCGCCGCGACGCTCGGCTCCGCGGTGTACGTCTTCCAGGGCGGGATGGGCGAGCCCGGCGTCACCTTCCAGTTGCCGATCATCCTCTACCTGTTCGTGCTGGCCATCGGGACCGACTACAACATCCTGATGACCGCGCGGCTGCGCGAGGAGGCGAAGGAGGGCAACGACCCGCGGCGGGCGGCGGCCCTGGCCGTCCAGCACGGCGGCCCGACCGTCGCCGCGGCGGGTCTCATCCTGGCCGGCACGTTCTCGGTGATGATGCTCGCGCCGGTCTCGATGCTCAAGCAGATGGGCTTCTCCGTCGCGATCGGCATCGCGCTGTCGGCGTTCGTCATGTCGATGTTCCTGGTGCCGGGCATCACCGCGCTGCTGGGCCACAAGGCCTGGTGGCCGGGGCACGGCGACGAGCCGAAGAAGAAGCCGGTCGGCCCCGCCGACACGCGCGAGGACTTCGTCCCGTCCGGGTTCCGCCAGTAG
- a CDS encoding alpha/beta hydrolase fold domain-containing protein: protein MRKVLVCGAAFAAACVSAVAIPGGAHANAPAPTPSVNVPSAPTASPSAGTGSGAAGSESPSASSTTAPGSGANGQDGEPGDATVTAHAVMVTPELPKFRTYAYGTDAAQKIDAYWRDKGAGAEARPVVLFLHGGYWLHGDKGGGWKYVARRLTEEGFVVLSANYRLAPRAHWPAQRDDALSALDFVRRHARLWNADPSRVAVMGSSAGGQLATQLGALGKGGRRVRGVVALSPPNNPFLAFKDGAKPGATATQRKLRRAVVDLLDCTPGAAPGPGTEPGAGTEAGTGDGGEPGTGTDCWPLVDDASTLTHVSRGDAPMLLMHGTGDFVPVAQSTGLAAALRAAGVKTTVKTVDGRLHASQLLTDPDTYPTIVSWLKSHLKK, encoded by the coding sequence GTGCGCAAAGTACTGGTGTGTGGGGCGGCGTTCGCCGCGGCGTGCGTGTCCGCCGTCGCGATCCCGGGGGGCGCCCATGCGAACGCCCCGGCGCCGACACCGTCCGTGAACGTCCCGTCGGCGCCGACGGCCAGTCCCTCCGCGGGCACCGGCTCCGGCGCCGCGGGGAGCGAGTCGCCGTCGGCGTCGTCCACCACGGCGCCCGGGAGCGGCGCCAACGGCCAGGACGGGGAGCCCGGCGACGCCACGGTCACGGCGCACGCGGTCATGGTCACGCCGGAGCTGCCGAAGTTCCGCACCTACGCCTACGGCACCGACGCCGCGCAGAAGATCGACGCCTACTGGCGGGACAAGGGCGCGGGCGCCGAGGCGCGCCCGGTCGTGCTGTTCCTGCACGGCGGCTACTGGCTGCACGGCGACAAGGGCGGCGGCTGGAAGTACGTCGCGCGGCGGCTGACCGAGGAGGGGTTCGTCGTCCTGTCGGCGAACTACCGGCTCGCCCCCCGCGCGCACTGGCCCGCGCAGCGCGACGACGCGCTGTCGGCCCTCGACTTCGTCCGCAGGCACGCCCGGCTGTGGAACGCCGACCCGTCCCGCGTCGCGGTGATGGGGTCGTCCGCCGGCGGGCAGCTCGCGACCCAGCTCGGCGCGCTCGGCAAGGGCGGCCGGCGGGTGCGCGGCGTCGTCGCGCTGTCGCCGCCGAACAACCCGTTCCTCGCCTTCAAGGACGGCGCGAAGCCCGGCGCCACCGCCACCCAGCGCAAGCTGCGGCGGGCCGTGGTCGACCTCCTGGACTGCACGCCGGGCGCCGCGCCCGGCCCCGGCACCGAGCCCGGTGCGGGCACGGAGGCCGGGACGGGCGACGGCGGCGAGCCCGGCACCGGCACGGACTGCTGGCCGCTGGTGGACGACGCCAGCACGCTCACGCACGTCTCGCGCGGGGACGCGCCGATGCTGCTGATGCACGGCACCGGCGACTTCGTCCCCGTCGCCCAGAGCACCGGGCTGGCGGCCGCGCTGCGGGCGGCGGGCGTCAAGACGACGGTGAAGACGGTCGACGGCCGGCTGCACGCCTCGCAGCTGCTGACCGACCCCGACACCTACCCGACGATCGTGAGCTGGCTCAAGAGCCACCTGAAGAAGTAG
- a CDS encoding sigma 54-interacting transcriptional regulator, with amino-acid sequence MRPSTRETTPSGTTLGELRAGGHVQLSVKAEIRRNLLDRLRSGEPRFPGILGFDDTVLPHLERALLAGHDLVLLGERGQGKTRLIRTLAGLLDEWTPVVAGCEINDHPYAPVCVRCRRLAAEHGDDLPVEWLHRDDRYGEKLATPDTSVGDLIGDVDPIKVAEGRTLGDPETVHFGLVPRTNRGVFSINELPDLAERIQVALLNVLEERDVQIRGYALRLPLDVLLVASANPEDYTNRGRIITPLKDRFGAEIRTHYPLELAAELALIRQESDFADLAGLPAEVPDHLIEVIGRFTRLVRESTAVDARSGVSARFALAGAETVAAGAVRRAALTGEEHAVARVCDLPAVVPSLMGKVEFEVSEEGREQEVLEHLLRRAVAETYRRTLGAADLTGLLDKFDSGERVESGELVPAAELLRRVGQVPGLAKIMERLGLSGESPGQAAAALEFALEGLFLTRRLSKDVSEGRPDGTATYRT; translated from the coding sequence GTGCGTCCATCCACCCGTGAAACCACTCCCTCTGGGACAACACTGGGCGAGCTGCGCGCCGGCGGCCACGTCCAGCTTTCCGTGAAGGCCGAGATCCGCCGCAACCTGCTCGACCGGCTGCGATCCGGCGAGCCGCGCTTCCCGGGCATCCTGGGGTTCGACGACACCGTCCTCCCCCACCTGGAGCGCGCCCTGCTCGCCGGGCACGACCTGGTCCTGCTGGGCGAGCGCGGCCAGGGCAAGACGCGGCTGATCCGCACCCTCGCCGGGCTGCTGGACGAGTGGACCCCGGTGGTCGCCGGCTGCGAGATCAACGACCACCCGTACGCGCCGGTGTGCGTGCGCTGCCGCCGCCTCGCCGCCGAACACGGCGACGACCTGCCGGTCGAGTGGCTGCACCGCGACGACCGCTACGGCGAGAAGCTCGCCACCCCCGACACCAGCGTCGGCGACCTCATCGGCGACGTCGACCCGATCAAGGTCGCCGAGGGCCGCACCCTGGGCGACCCGGAGACCGTGCACTTCGGGCTCGTCCCGCGCACCAACCGCGGCGTCTTCTCCATCAACGAGCTGCCCGACCTCGCCGAGCGCATCCAGGTCGCGCTGCTCAACGTGCTGGAGGAGCGCGACGTCCAGATCCGCGGCTACGCGCTGCGGCTGCCGCTGGACGTGCTGCTCGTCGCGTCCGCCAACCCCGAGGACTACACCAACCGGGGCCGCATCATCACCCCGCTGAAGGACCGCTTCGGCGCCGAGATCCGCACCCACTACCCCCTCGAACTGGCCGCCGAGCTCGCGCTGATCAGGCAGGAGTCCGACTTCGCCGACCTCGCCGGGCTGCCCGCCGAGGTGCCCGACCACCTGATCGAGGTGATCGGCCGGTTCACCCGGCTCGTCCGGGAGTCGACGGCGGTGGACGCGCGGTCCGGCGTGTCGGCGCGGTTCGCGCTCGCGGGCGCGGAGACCGTCGCGGCGGGCGCGGTGCGCCGCGCCGCGCTCACCGGCGAGGAGCACGCCGTCGCGCGGGTCTGCGACCTGCCCGCGGTCGTGCCGTCGCTGATGGGCAAGGTCGAGTTCGAGGTCAGCGAGGAGGGCCGCGAGCAGGAGGTGCTGGAGCACCTGCTGCGCCGCGCGGTCGCCGAGACCTACCGGCGCACGCTCGGCGCCGCCGACCTGACCGGCCTGCTCGACAAGTTCGACTCCGGCGAGCGCGTCGAGTCGGGCGAGCTGGTGCCGGCGGCGGAGCTGCTGCGCCGCGTCGGCCAGGTCCCCGGCCTCGCCAAGATCATGGAGCGGCTCGGCCTCAGCGGGGAGTCCCCCGGGCAGGCCGCCGCCGCGCTGGAGTTCGCCCTGGAGGGGCTGTTCCTCACCCGCCGGCTGTCCAAGGACGTCTCCGAGGGCCGGCCCGACGGGACGGCCACCTACCGGACCTGA
- a CDS encoding FIST N-terminal domain-containing protein → MARFGDGLALGPDLSSAAASAVEQALAPLSAAPDLVCVFVTGDDPDEIEAAVVAAEQAAGPTMLLGCSASGVIGAGRGVEERGAVSAWAAVLPGARLDAFRLETLKADDRLVVVGMPEGQDDDVVGVLLADPYSFPVDAFVERSDEALPGLPLVGGLAEGGGPGDGGQGDARLFVGGEVYRDGAVGVVIGGSVAAATVVSQGARPIGPDMVVTKAEENVLYELAGVPALEKLEQIVLGLPEEEQELAGRGLLIGVAMDEYADEHEHGDFLVRGVVGADPDSGAIAIGDVVDVGRTVRFQVRDAGAAEEDLAALLERFDLTPVEGALLFSCNGRGQAMFPDSDHDAKVLDRAFGPAGVGGFFAAGEIGPVSGRNHVHGFTASILAFGRAGDRLGDRVEDVR, encoded by the coding sequence ATGGCGCGATTCGGTGATGGCCTGGCCCTCGGACCCGATCTGTCCAGCGCCGCCGCGTCGGCGGTCGAGCAGGCGCTCGCCCCGCTGAGCGCGGCGCCGGACCTGGTGTGCGTGTTCGTCACCGGGGACGATCCGGACGAGATCGAGGCGGCGGTCGTGGCCGCGGAGCAGGCGGCGGGACCGACGATGCTGCTCGGGTGCAGCGCGTCGGGGGTGATCGGCGCCGGGCGCGGGGTGGAGGAGCGCGGCGCGGTCAGCGCCTGGGCGGCGGTGCTGCCGGGCGCCCGGCTCGACGCGTTCCGGCTGGAGACCCTCAAGGCCGACGACCGCCTGGTGGTGGTCGGGATGCCGGAGGGCCAGGACGACGACGTCGTCGGCGTCCTGCTGGCCGACCCCTACAGCTTCCCGGTGGACGCGTTCGTGGAGCGCTCCGACGAGGCGCTGCCGGGCCTGCCGCTGGTCGGCGGGCTCGCCGAGGGCGGCGGCCCCGGCGACGGCGGGCAGGGCGACGCGCGGCTGTTCGTCGGCGGCGAGGTCTACCGGGACGGCGCGGTCGGCGTGGTGATCGGCGGGTCCGTCGCCGCCGCCACCGTGGTCAGCCAGGGCGCCCGCCCGATCGGGCCCGACATGGTGGTGACCAAGGCCGAGGAGAACGTCCTCTACGAGCTGGCGGGCGTGCCCGCGCTGGAGAAGCTGGAGCAGATCGTCCTCGGGCTGCCGGAGGAGGAGCAGGAGCTCGCCGGGCGCGGGCTGCTGATCGGCGTCGCGATGGACGAGTACGCCGACGAGCACGAGCACGGCGACTTCCTCGTCCGCGGCGTCGTGGGCGCCGACCCCGACAGCGGCGCCATCGCGATCGGCGACGTGGTCGACGTGGGGCGCACCGTCCGGTTCCAGGTCCGCGACGCGGGCGCCGCCGAGGAGGACCTCGCCGCGCTGCTCGAACGGTTCGACCTGACGCCGGTCGAGGGCGCGCTGCTGTTCTCCTGCAACGGGCGCGGGCAGGCGATGTTCCCCGACTCCGACCACGACGCGAAGGTCCTCGACCGCGCGTTCGGCCCGGCCGGGGTGGGCGGCTTCTTCGCCGCCGGCGAGATCGGCCCCGTCTCGGGACGCAACCACGTGCACGGCTTCACCGCGTCCATCCTGGCGTTCGGCCGGGCGGGCGACCGGCTGGGCGACCGGGTGGAGGACGTCCGATGA
- a CDS encoding VWA domain-containing protein gives MSRYRYGAYEDGPDPLAPPYDVRDALDALGDSVLEGTRPDDALRELLRRGLPGARDRHGLDDLLRQVRERRRALRDRGRLDGTLEQARALLDTAIGQERAELFPDPGDEARLREAELDTLPSDTSQAIRRLSNYDWRSDAARRTFEQLKDLLRREVLDAQFQGMKQALENQDPAAMQRVKDMMAELNGMLDRDARGEHTQEDFDRFMERYGDMFPDEPRNLEELVDSLARRAAAMDRLLASLSPEQRAELAGLMEQAMQDAGLAMEMTRLGDALRARRPDLGWGQPEQMTGDDPLGMGDATTALAELADLSELEAALGQDYPGARLDDIDEEAVRRALGRQAVDDLDALRRIEKELERQGYLRRNRGKLELTPKAVRRLGETALRRVFSQLASGRPGNHDQRDAGQAGELTGASREWRFGDEQPLDVVRTVSNAIRRSAMEGGTGLVTRPAATARVAEPGLAEPGLVEPGTADVAEITGADPGTGAGTGAGARPNGVRLGVDDFEVHETERRTGAAVCLLVDLSYSMVLRGTWAVAKQTTLALHTLVTSKFPQDAIQIIGFSNYARVLHPEEMAGLDWDMVQGTNLHHALMIAGRHLDRHPDFEPIVLVVTDGEPTAHLRPDGRSLFDYPPSTDTLVLTLAEVDKMTRRGAGMNFFMLAEDRRLVSFVEEVARRNGGRVFAPDADRLGEYVVSDYLRVRRGRR, from the coding sequence ATGAGCCGATATCGCTACGGGGCCTACGAGGACGGGCCCGATCCGCTCGCACCGCCCTACGACGTCCGCGACGCCCTGGACGCGCTGGGCGACTCGGTGCTGGAGGGCACCCGCCCCGACGACGCGCTGCGCGAGCTGCTGCGGCGCGGCCTGCCGGGCGCGCGGGACCGCCACGGGCTCGACGACCTGCTCCGCCAGGTGCGGGAGCGGCGCCGCGCGCTGCGCGACCGGGGCCGCCTCGACGGCACGCTGGAGCAGGCGCGCGCGCTGCTCGACACCGCGATCGGGCAGGAGCGGGCCGAGCTGTTCCCGGACCCGGGCGACGAGGCGCGGCTGCGCGAGGCGGAGCTGGACACGCTGCCGTCCGACACCTCCCAGGCGATCCGGCGGCTGTCGAACTACGACTGGCGGTCCGACGCGGCCCGCCGCACCTTCGAGCAGCTGAAGGACCTGCTGCGCCGCGAGGTGCTGGACGCGCAGTTCCAGGGCATGAAGCAGGCCCTGGAGAACCAGGACCCGGCCGCCATGCAGCGGGTCAAGGACATGATGGCCGAGCTGAACGGGATGCTCGACCGCGACGCCCGCGGCGAGCACACCCAGGAGGACTTCGACCGCTTCATGGAGCGGTACGGCGACATGTTCCCCGACGAGCCGCGGAACCTGGAGGAGCTGGTCGACTCCCTCGCCCGCCGCGCCGCCGCGATGGACCGGCTGCTCGCCTCGCTGAGCCCCGAGCAGCGCGCCGAGCTGGCCGGGCTGATGGAGCAGGCCATGCAGGACGCGGGCCTCGCCATGGAGATGACCCGGCTCGGCGACGCGCTGCGCGCCCGCCGCCCCGACCTCGGCTGGGGGCAGCCCGAGCAGATGACCGGCGACGACCCGCTCGGCATGGGCGACGCCACCACCGCGCTCGCGGAGCTGGCCGACCTGAGCGAGCTGGAGGCGGCGCTCGGCCAGGACTACCCCGGCGCCCGGCTCGACGACATCGATGAGGAGGCCGTCCGGCGGGCGCTCGGCCGGCAGGCCGTCGACGACCTGGACGCGCTGCGCCGCATCGAGAAGGAACTGGAGCGGCAGGGCTACCTGCGCCGCAACCGCGGCAAGCTGGAGCTCACCCCGAAGGCGGTGCGGCGGCTCGGCGAGACCGCGCTGCGCCGCGTGTTCTCCCAGCTCGCCTCCGGCCGGCCGGGCAACCACGACCAGCGCGACGCCGGGCAGGCGGGCGAGCTGACGGGGGCGAGCCGGGAGTGGCGGTTCGGCGACGAGCAGCCCCTCGACGTCGTCCGGACGGTGAGCAACGCGATCCGCCGCAGCGCCATGGAGGGCGGCACGGGCCTCGTGACGCGCCCGGCGGCGACGGCGCGGGTCGCCGAACCGGGCCTCGCGGAACCGGGCCTGGTCGAACCGGGTACCGCCGACGTCGCCGAGATCACCGGCGCCGACCCCGGCACGGGCGCCGGCACGGGCGCCGGGGCGCGGCCGAACGGGGTCCGGCTGGGCGTCGACGACTTCGAGGTGCACGAGACCGAGCGGCGCACCGGCGCGGCCGTCTGCCTGCTGGTCGACCTGTCGTACTCGATGGTGCTGCGCGGGACGTGGGCGGTCGCCAAGCAGACCACGCTCGCCCTGCACACGCTCGTGACCAGCAAGTTCCCGCAGGACGCGATCCAGATCATCGGGTTCTCCAACTACGCCCGGGTGCTGCACCCGGAGGAGATGGCGGGCCTCGACTGGGACATGGTGCAGGGCACCAACCTGCACCACGCGCTGATGATCGCGGGACGGCATCTGGACCGGCACCCCGACTTCGAGCCGATCGTGCTCGTCGTCACCGACGGGGAGCCGACCGCGCACCTGCGCCCGGACGGCCGCTCGCTGTTCGACTACCCGCCGTCCACCGACACGCTCGTCCTCACCCTCGCCGAGGTCGACAAGATGACCCGGCGCGGCGCCGGCATGAACTTCTTCATGCTCGCCGAGGACCGCCGGCTCGTCTCGTTCGTGGAGGAGGTCGCGCGGCGCAACGGCGGCCGGGTGTTCGCGCCCGACGCCGACCGGCTCGGCGAGTACGTCGTCAGCGACTACCTCCGGGTGCGGCGGGGCCGCCGCTGA